A single genomic interval of Melitaea cinxia chromosome 18, ilMelCinx1.1, whole genome shotgun sequence harbors:
- the LOC123662544 gene encoding optic atrophy 3 protein homolog, with the protein MVVGAFPIAKLSVLLVKQISKPIANICKERAKNSPFFRTYVCMPPAQFYNWCEVKAKMWILNLGKPVNIPVLSQEMAIELGANLLGETVIFVIGAGLLVIEYNRQSKKEAAKEAKREEEMRHITTTITDLYFTVQQQQTQLKEMERMIYSLDGEKPKIPVKNGPATPASLAAPPSPAAPPVSSKPQNINYVGDYDVYTSPALYPDQGVILQSLNYIQMDVFSSFFSPSQKRENNQRVDKPQPQPKRKPAVLSEALHNIENNFRSLF; encoded by the exons ATGGTTGTTGGTGCATTTCCCATTGCTAAATTGTCCGTGTTATTAGTCAAACAAATTAGCAAACCTATTGCTAATATTTGCAAAGAAAGGGCCAAAAATAGTCCATTTTTTAGGACTTACGTATGTATGCCACCAGCACAAT TTTACAACTGGTGTGAGGTAAAAGCGAAAATGTGGATTTTGAATTTAGGAAAACCAGTAAATATTCCCGTTTTAAGTCAAGAAATGGCGATTGAACTGGGAGCTAATCTGCTTGGTGAAACAGTGATATTTGTGATTGGAGCTGGACTACTGGTGATTGAATATAAtag GCAAAGTAAAAAGGAAGCAGCAAAAGAAGCAAAAAGAGAAGAAGAAATGAGGCATATTACAACTACAATAACAGACTTGTATTTCACAGTTCAACAACAACAGACACAACTAAAAGAAATGGAAAGGATGATTTATTCATTAG ATGGCGAAAAGCCCAAAATACCAGTGAAAAATGGACCAGCAACACCAGCTTCGCTAGCAGCACCACCTTCACCAGCAGCACCACCGGTTTCTTCTAAACCTCAAAACATTAACTATGTTGGAGACTATGATGTTTACACATCTCCAGCACTTTACCCTGATCAAGGTGTCATACTTCAATCTCTAAATTACATTCAAATGGACGTTTTCAGTTCATTTTTTAGTCCATCACAAAAAAGAGAAAACAATCAGAGAGTTGATAAGCCTCAGCCCCAACCGAAGCGAAAACCAGCTGTCCTCTCTGAAGCATTacataatatagaaaataattttagaagtttattttAA
- the LOC123662025 gene encoding probable DNA-directed RNA polymerase III subunit RPC6, producing MSDSKSDDVITEKIVNAAKNNPKGVSAKDISAAVPELSSAELVAAINKLLQQGSIDLYKQGNTLLYKFKNQSSKAAIKGADNEEKVVFNLIEEAGNKGIWIRDIRHRSNLANTQLTKVLKSLEGKKAIKAVKCVNASKKKVYMLYNLEPDRSLTGGAWYQDQDFESEFVDILNRQSLRFLQQRADKIKNNPRGPIVGRTQSYATAAEVQKYITELGISKVQLEVEDVITILNTLVYDGKAESSVYPDGSKVYRAIEPLIPPPGIVQVPCGVCPLVYKCCSTGLITPQDCEYMSAWLDI from the exons ATGAGTGATTCCAAAAGCGACGATGTAATTACCGAGAAAATAGTAAATGCCGCAAAGAACAATCCTAAGGGAGTATCTGCGAAAGATATATCAGCTGCAGTACCGGAACTTTCGTCGGCCGAGCTTGTCGCTGCAATCAACAAGTTATTACAGCAGGGCAGTATTGATTTATACAAACAAGGCAACACTCTCCTCtacaa atttaaaaatcaaagTTCCAAAGCTGCTATTAAAGGTGCAGATAATGAGGAAAAGGTTGTCTTTAACCTTATAGAAGAAGCCGGAAACAAGGGAATATGGATAAGAGATATCAGACACCGTTCAAACCTCGCCAACACTCAGCTTACAAAAGTGTTGAAGAGTCTTGAGGGCAAGAAAGCTATTAAAGCTGTAAAATGTGTCaat gCATCTAAAAAGAAAGTGTATATGCTGTATAACTTAGAGCCTGATCGCTCATTAACAGGAGGTGCCTGGTACCAAGACCAAGATTTTGAATCAGAGTTTGTTGATATCTTGAATCGTCAGTCTCTGAGATTTCTACAGCAGAGAGcagataagataaaaaataatcccAGAGGACCTATTGTAGGACGAACACAATCATATGCTACAGCAGCAGAGGTTCAAAAGTATATTACAGAATTAGGTATAAGTAAA GTTCAACTTGAAGTAGAAGAtgtaataactattttaaatacattggtTTACGATGGGAAAGCAGAAAGCAGCGTTTATCCAGATGGGAGCAAGGTGTATCGAGCTATAGAGCCTTTAATACCACCCCCGGGAATAGTGCAGGTTCCGTGCGGAGTGTGCCCACTTGTATATAAATGTTGTTCAACGGGACTCATTACTCCTCAAGACTGTGAATACATGAGTGCATGGCTGGATATATAA